The Mauremys reevesii isolate NIE-2019 linkage group 3, ASM1616193v1, whole genome shotgun sequence genomic sequence GACAGAGGAATacagaatacacttataaaatttgtggacgataccaagctgggaggggttgcaagtgctttggagggtaggattaaaattcaaaatgatttgaacaaactggagaaatggtctgaagtaaataggatgaaatttaataaggacaaatgcaaagtactccatttaggaaggaacaatcagttgcacatatccaaatgggaaatgactgcctaggaaggagtactgcggaaagggatctgggggtcatagtggaccacaagctaaatatgagtcaacggtgtaatgctgttgcaaaaaaagcgaacatcattctggggtgtattagcaggagtgttgtaagcaagatatgggaagtaattcttcagctctactccactctgattaggcctcaactggactattgtgtccagtttagggcaccacatttcaggaaggatgtggaaaaaatgaagagagtccagagaagagcaacaaaaatgattaaaggtctagaaaacatgacctatgaaggaagattgacaAAGAATGGatatgtttagtctggaaaagagaagatggaGAGAGGACATGACacttttcaagtatgtaaaaggtttttacaaggaggaggaagaaaaaatatttttcttaacctCCAACaataggaaaagcagcaatgggcttaaattgccacaagggaggtttaggttggacatgaagaaaaacttcctaattgtccgggaggttaagcactggaataaattgcctaaggaggttgtggaatctctatcattagagatttttaagagcaggttagacaaacacctgtcaggaatgggtTAGTCCTACCCCTGCCACGAGtccagaggactggactagatgacctctcgaggtcctttccagtttctaTGATTCTCTTCCTGGGACTGTGCTAGCTAATCACAGAATGTCTGATTTTTCTGCTCAGAGCTGCATCACTTAGGCCCACAGCACATGGCTCTCATTTTGAAGATACACTCCTATATACCTGATACCCCATGGAGTCATGACAGACCTGCCCATTCCATATCCCTGCTAAGTACCTTCCATGGAGGGAGTCAAAAGGGGTCTGAGCAAActgtaagggactggggcgtAGGCAGTCTGGCCTAGTGGTTACTGCTGGGTTAGTGTTGTGGAGACAAGGGATGGCCACAAGGAAGTGGTCACCAAGCAGGGAGCAGAGTAGTTGTGAGAGCCAAAATCAGTAGAAAAGAATACTGGTCGGAGTCAGGCCAGAGCCAGAATTTCAGGTGTAGTTACCAGATTGGAGTCAGGAGGCAAGAGTGAGGCTCAAAGTCAGGCCAGGGTTGGAGACTGAAGACTGGGGAGTAAGGTGAGGACTGGAGTCACAGCAGCTAGAAGCCTGTATagttgcccagacaacttcctggggcaGCATTCAGGGTTAAATAGTAAATGTGGGCCAATCAGTGGGCTGCAGTGGGCCAAAGGGGCAGTACTTCATGCAGCACCTAATCTCAACAGTGCTCTTTGGATATTGCTCTGCACAGCCTCCTGGTGTCACTATGAGAATGTTAATTGCCCCATGGAACAGAACAATGTGCATCAAGAttgagggataactcagtggtttgagcattggcctgctaaacccagggttgtgagttcaatccttgagggggccatttaggggtctggggcaaaaaatctgtctgtggattggtcctactttgagcaggggggtggactagatgacctcctgaggttccttctaaccctgacattctatgattctgtgttccACAGACCTGGCTTCTAGTCATGTGGATTCATACACATGCATGAAATCCACATAAGACTCTCTAAGGAATATTATTAAAtcaaaggaaaaattaaaaacaaaatctatgTATGTGAAGgccagagtaaaaaaaaaacaacaacccccaaaCTAAAATAGGAGTAATCATCCTACCTAGGGAAGTACCAGCTATGAAGATGTAACTTATATGAGTGTTAaaattgcacaggaaaatgtGTACAGGAAATATAAAACCAGTCAAGTATGTGAAAGGGGGTTTGGGAAATCTCAGGAACAAAGCTGAAATCACAAGAAGGGTGTATAAGGAAAAGAgggaattaaataaataaaaatgcccGCAACTGAGAGACAGCTAACACTAGCCATAGCGGATGTGATTGGCTTTATTTTAACAAACCTCTAGAGATAATAGCAATCCACCCCTTCATAGTGATGAGCTTCAGCTATCTAACATACGGTTATTCTGGAagctaaaaaatttaaaaaggatTGGAAGCAGGACAATTTGGTGaagaggagtggggaagggagaaaaaatatttagaCCATGTGTCCCAGGAACACAGGTCACTGCCAGCCATCATCTTTAGAGGTTTGTCCCTCAGATGGGAATACGCAGCATTACTCTTTTCAGAAGCTAGTGAAAGTGCTGTAATGCAAAATTTAACAAAACCTCTGAGATTATGAACATGAATTTTATGTCTAGAGACTCAAACCTGGAATCTTTGAGCAAGTAATAAAGTAGCTGCCAGTGACAAATGCTgagaaaatagaaaagaaaatgaagtCCCATGGAATTAGAAATAGCGAGTGgcaatttatatataatataaccaTTAAAACTAAAAAAGATAAGTAGAACTAATACAAAATCAGTTGTCATAAAAATACTAGGCCCCAGGCCAATATAAACTACAAATAGTGAAAACTTCAATGCAATAATTTCAATGGTAAATCTAATTGCATAATTGCTGAAATTGGACACAGATGATCCCTATATTGAGCATTGCTTCAGGATATCTAGGAAAACAACTTCCTAAACTATGCCTAACTTGCAGCATATAAATCCCTCCAATGAGAACATGGGCACAGGAGCCAATGAGAGTAAAGAAATGGCACAGCTTGGTCAAGAACATGTTAGAGTTGAACAAATGTGTAATGGAGGAAATCACTGTGTTCATGTTACTGCCTCCAGACGTGTTTGGTATCAAGGGAGCAGCAGAGGAGTCTGCAATTGGGAGTGAGTCAGGGAGACAGTGGGACAGTAGGAGAAAAGGATAAGAATCAGTGGTGAATGATTTGTCAATATTTGATGTATTGGTCTCCCCCCTACCCATTTTATAATATGAGACATATTTACCTGAATAAACAATGATGAAATATTTGTAAAACTTTACATTCTTTGCAATAACAAATTATTGTACTAGTCTTAACTGTTGCAGGATATTAGcatgtttggtttgggtttttttaaaacagtatgtttcttttttttttaatttattttattttttttttaaagtgggttAGCTAAAGGTTTGGGTGAAGGttaaggttttattttttataactgGTTCAATCGTCTCTAGCTTAGGTAACTGAAAACTGATGTTCATGAACACCCACATGGCCAATCTTATCTAGAGTCTGGATCTGCAAATGCTCATGCGTGTATTTAACTTAACTACTACGAGCAGCCCCACTGATTTTTCGATGGGACTACTTGCAGGAGTAAAGTTaaacacaaatttgtctttgtaGAATTAGGGCCTTAAAGCAGCATATTTGCAAGTCACAAGGAAAGCACCAGCTGAACAGTTTAGTAACCTTTAGTTATTTTTCACTTTTTCAtccatttattttaaagcattaggagtttcattttgacatttgaaGTATGCAAGAGTTTGGCAGTATATGGCATGCTAAATATATAACTTATGCGTTCTAAGTAACTATAAGGTGGTTGATTCATGGCTCAATAGAGTAGTGATCACAAGGTTTTTTTAAGAGTTCATGGGGCTAATTAGATTTTAAGAAATTACATAATAGTttatcaatttattttaaaactttgaaGGATACTACAGGCTAGATCAGTAGTCCTTGACATAAGTAGCGCTTCTACATTACACTTTACATTTTAATCTAGTTGTTGTGTTGACCTCTAACACTTAAAAAGCACTTAACTTTGTAATAAGGGCAGTATGTTCAGGGGAATTGTATAACCCTAATGTTAATCTCAATCCATCTCAGGATGATACTGATTGAAAGCTGTTACAATTTGGCAGCTGTTTGGCCAATGTGAAATTAGTCCCAATGGACAAGAGTCTACATCTGAGTGGGTGGGCATAAAATGGAAACCATTATGGTGATCTTGATAGAGAACAAGGATAGAATGGATATGCGAATTGAACTGTTTTCTCACCCACACAGCATGAGGGTGGATGTGCATTTGTGCGGCAGCGTTGGGAAATTCAATATCTAGTGTATGTATCAGTCTTCAGGGGTGTTGATCAAGCACTTTCATATGCACTAAATTCACTTGAGGTTAGATTAGGCCTTTCAAGACATGAAGATAGGCATTTTCTGGTGTGGTTCTGTACTGCTTGTGAGTGAGATTGCTACATCTTTCTCCTGCTACCCCTACTCAGAAAGCCTGCTGTGCTGGTCAGCACAGAAGTGGGAAGTGGAGTTATGGAATGGAAATGGAGCCTTTTGTGGTGGCAGCACTCCTTGCACTCCTGAGTTCCAAGGCTGTAACTCTAGCCAGCCTTTATGCAGGACACACAAGGATAGCAGGAAGCGCCTGATTCTTCCTCCCTCACATCCTACCCCATTTTGCATAAGCCAGGATAGCAGCTTGcccttaatttttaaaacatcttttaCTAAAGAAAATTTGTTCAGTTCAGCTAAATACAGCTAAAGAGATCCCTTATTATATTCAATGGTTGTTTTGTCCATAAGTATGACACACAATTTTGTCTATCAGTAAAACAATTGAGTTTATGCTATACTCAAATACCATTTCTGTTTGATACGCACTGGCAGAGCAACACCAGTGAGAGCAGGAAAACAGCCTCTCCATTTCTGGAATTGAGCTGATGACGTATCCCCAGCCACATCTGACTGAAGATTAAAGCTGGgtgaacaaactgaaaaaaacagttAGAGGCAGTTCTGGGTGGGAAAAATTGGTTCAGGTTTAACCAAATCTGAAACTTTTTGGAATGCGAGTCTCCTGCAACCTAGGTGACTGCACTAACCACTGAACTAAAAATTGAGGTATGAGGGTGGTGACACTAGCACCACCTCATCCTCCTCTTCTGGCCATTTTGACTATTCATGTCAAACTAGCACATAGTTTCTGGtcaaccaaaactgcattttttgtcaAATAACTATGTCTAAACATTTTAAACAGCTCTACTGTAGTTTACTTTGGGTACAGGAACCATGTTCTCTTGTCTTTGAAACTGGGGTGTTTAATTTATTCCCAATAATGGGAATTCGGTACTCTCATTAGATAATATTCATCATAAGTGATTTAGGTAGAAGAGGAAGGCATTGGCCTACAGGCGAAAAAAGCAGTAATTAGAAGAATACCTCTGACATTTAGAGAATGGATTTGGGCAATGCTTAAAAACAGAATTAAGTCAGAAAACAGAAAAAGGGCATAACCATTCAATACTTGGAAGTGGAAGTCAAGAAAAACAAACTGGAAATGAAATATAAATTTAACAAGGGGTAACTAACCACTGGAGATTACTGAGGGATGTAAATTCTGCATCACTTggcatctttaaatcaagatgtaATGTCTTTCCAAAATATATATCTTAGTTCAATGTTTGTCAACCAACGAATCATGATAGGCCATCAAGAGGGTTGAGAGGACTGAATTTATTACCATCTAAAGCAATGAAAATTTCTCACCCAAACTTATCTTTCAAGGTCAAATATGTCAACCTCCTGAAATACATACAAATTGGCTTATCAGTTCTAGGAAGGATTTTTTGTTTACTCCTTTATAATAGATGTAAGGGGTCATGAAAATGTATAAGGGGTCCCCCAACTCAAAAAGGTGAGAGTACTTTAGTTTAACCACAAGTTAATGGGATCAGTGTTACAAACACTGGGTGAAATGCTATGGCCTGCATTTGTCATTATGATGGTCTAGATATgcaagtcagactagattatcatcaTGATTCCTTCTGGCTTTACACTCTATACTGCTATTGCCTATGACAGTCTGTGTGCATTAAGTAGCAGTTGTACTGCATTTCTTTCCTGGAAGTGTAAAGATTACTTTTGTGAAAAAGGTTACATGATTTAAAATATGAGTTTATAAAAATGGTTAGACATAATTTGTACTCATATATTTGTACTTAACTGCATGGTTGTTTCTTTAGCATTAACATTTCCTTCTGACAAGTCTTTGGATATTCTAGGAAGGCTTACTGCTTCCATTTTCATTTCTACAAGTGAAATGATGGTGTAAACACTTTTTTGCTTGTCTTTCTTTTAAAGCTAGGCTCAGACTATTGAACTTATGTTGTATACACTAAAGTTACCAcctttgtttttacaaaaacagCAATTTATTAAATTCATAAAGCCATTCGTatctgtttttatatatatatatatatatatatatccaattACAAATATCTTaatgtttataaaaataaaaaagtaaacattttgaCGAAGAGTGTATATTGATTACATTGTGTATCCAGGAAGTCTGTTTACTACTAGTTCACTGATGTGCTTATATTGATTAGGAATACTCAGTGTCCCAaagtcatcatcatcttccttgtCTGATGTATTGTTTTCCACATCACTAAGTTCAAGATCAGACATGTTGGATGGCAAGTAGGAGCTAACTTGAGATGTCCTCAGTGACTGGCTCTTTTCCAAAGAGGTTTGGCCCTTTACTACACTATTCATATCAGAATTAGTTTGTTTACTCTTCACCTCAGGGGCCTGGAaaatattttggtcaattttGCTATCTTCTTCCTTGATATGTGGAGCTAACTCCTGCTTATCTAATGAACCTGCAGGAGGAGAGGAGTCACTAATGGATACACTGACAGCCGCACCTGTACTctgtttttttgcttttaaatcaTAGGTTCTTTTAAGAGAATGGACTGGAGATGCAGTTGAAGGAACTGGTAGAGGAGCTGAAATACTGTCAGTTCTCTGACTTTTTTCAGAAAGTCTGGACTTCTTGGATTCTGAATCCATGTCTGAGCAAGCTTGCTTTGGGCTTACcaatgcaggctctgggctgctaTCAAGAGTTTCTGAGCCTCTGCCCGTGTCGTCCGCACTGGTGAAATCTTCTGAATAGCCTGTGTTCTCAGGGCTGCCAACAAAGTCATCTGAATACCTGAGTTCAGGGTTActttcaaaactgttttttgGGCCTGAGTGATAATCACCAAATGTGGAAGCATTATAGTCATCCATGTCTTTGTCATGAATAAATTGTACTGTTTCCTCATCTACTTTATTTCTCTTTGCATCAGCATCCTGTGTGAAAGCTCTTGGCAGGTGGACTTTCACACCCTTTACTTTGTAAGAGGTTTTAATTGTAGTTCCTTCCAGTGAAGAGTTTGTATTCACTTCATACGGATTCTCTTCCGTTGTGCTTTCTTCATGATTCTTTGGCCTATTGTGAGCAGCATGTTTTTGTAGATTAGAAATATCTTCCGTTTTAGTGGTAGAGTAATCTTTTTCAATGCTATGTTGTATTAAAGTCTCAATATTTTCATGAAGCTGAATATTTTGTTCTAAAATTCCTCCCCTGGCAGGATGCCTGTAAGACATCAGATGCTGTTCAGCAGGGTTTCTGAATAGTTTCCCTCTGGACAAAGAGCCTTTGCCTTTCTTTTCCCTCAGCATCTCTACTTGCCTTTTTCTATATTGTTCTCTCCTTTCATGAAGTATTAACATATCTGGATTGGTCTGCTGTAATCGTAACCTTAGTGTATTTGTAAGTCCATAAAACAGTTTTTTTCTTGGAGGTGTTTTCTCTTTGGTTCCACTCTTCTTTTCAAAATTGTTGTTTCCTGATGCTGCAGCTTTCTTGGTTCCTTTACCAGCCCCAGTCTCTCGTGAGGAAGAGCCAACCAATTTAGAAAACTCCTGCTGACTTCTTTTGACTCTTTCACTGGGGTTAAGAAATGTTTCCTTGTCCTTTCCCGCCAGCCAGCTGCTTTTAGCAAGAGGTCTTGAGGGCTTGACATCGTCTTCTACTTCTCGATATAGCCAGGCCAGCTGAGGGTGAACAGTAGAAGGTCCCAGTTGCAGGGGCTGATTGGTCAGCAGGGACAGTTCTACCAGCAAAGCATTGATCAGAGGCAGCTCTCTGAGAGCATCTCTGAGCAGCTGAGCACTACCCAGTGACTGAGCCAGGGAACTAGAAGCCTGACCTCTGTCTGGACAAGCTTCCTGCAATGGCACTAGGGGTACACGTGGGATCTGCTCCTGCGGTGCCTGAGGCTGAGCAACTACCACCTTCCCAGGGGGCTGCGGTGGTGAGAGCTCTGGGGGCAGGCGGCTGTAGTACAAGGGGGGAGGGCAGAAGATGTTTGCTTCTATCTCCAgctccctcacctcctccccacttgGTGGATGGGTCTGGCCAGTGGGGGATGAGGCTTGGCCGCTGTGCTCAGGCTCCAGCTCCCCAACCTCGTCCCTGTCCTGCGGCTCCCTCTGGCTGCCGATAGACGTGCAGCGCCTACTGTGACCAGACCCCTGCTCCCCCGGAGTCCCCTGCGGCCTGGGCCCGCTCTTGCACTGGGTAtccggggggcaggtggggctcaGTGGCAGCGCTcccccagccacctcctgccccaggcccgCAGGCAGGTGCCCCAGGCCCGCAGGCAGGTGCCCCAGCAAGGCCGGCCCCAGGCTGCTGAGGCGGtagcccagggccagctccccaaCCCGCTCCCCCATGAGGTCCCGCAGGGGGTAACGGCCCCTGCGGCCCCGGGAGTCGGGCGCCGCCCCGCCCTGCGGCGGCCGCAGCAGCTCCTCGGCGGCCGGGGCCAGGGAGACACAGCAGCTGCCGagcagccgggccgggccgggccccgggggcagcgccagcagcagcgcGTAGAGCGGGGCGCGGCGGAGCAGGCCCCGCAGGGGGCCCGGGCCCAGGCGGAAGAGGCAGGACTTGCCCCGGCCGAAGGGCACGAGCCGCCCCGGCGGGCAGCCCGGCTCGGGCGGGCGCACCAGCAGGGTGGGGAAGTCCAGCAGCCGCAGCGCCACGGCCGGGCGCAGGGGCCCGCGCGGGGGCAGCAGCCGCGGCTCCACCCGCACCCACTCCACCAGCAGCTCCAGCGAGAAGAGGCCCTCGCGCGcgccgccctcctcctcctccatcccccagcGTCCGCGAGGGCAACAGCGGCGCGCGGGGGGTCTCCGCGCCGCCACGGTCAGGTCAGGCTCTCGCGAGAATTGTTGGTGGGATGGGGTTGGTGAAGTCTCGAGGGATAAATTAAGTTCTCGCGAGAGGAGCGCGGCGGTTCACGGATTGCGTATGGGAGCCGCACAGGAAGTTATCGCGACAAAATCTGTCAGCCACCGCAAGACCTCGCAAAGCCCCTTGGGAGTTGTAGTTTCGGCCCTTGTGCTGGAGCGGGAGAAACCTCCTAGTGGTGACGCTGCAGCACCCTCGTGCCTGTCCCCTAGGGCTGTTCGCCTGGCTGCTGCTGACCCCGCCActagggctgcagggaagggcaAGCAACAGGGGGCGGCGCTGGGGCTTATGAGGCTGCAATGGCACTTAGGGGTACACTTGGGATCTGGGACCTTCTGCTGTTCACCCTCAGCTGGCCTGGCTATATCGATAAGTAGAAGACCATGTCAAGCCCTCGAGACCTCTTGCTAAAAGCAGGCCCCAGACCTACAGGGGGTAGCACCCAGCTAGGGTCACCAGgtgttccaattttatagggacagtcccactgtttggggcttttttttaatatatatgggatcctattaccctccaccccgtcctgattttttgcACTTGCTATCCGGTCACCCCATACCCAGCCCTGGAGTGACATGTGCCCATCCagtgtcactgcacatgctccaggggctccctcatccctgcctccctctgttCTGCCTGGGCCTAACAGTGCGGGAGGAACCTGACCAAGTGACTTGGCGGGATGCCTGCCATTTAGATATGGGATTCGCAAAACTGTGTGCAGCTTTCCTGAGGAATAAAAGTTATTGTATCAGCTGTAAATGCCatctatacatttttaatatgttCCTCCCTGTAGTATCAGAGCGCCATGCACACCCATTGAAAAATACCAGTCCGAATTCTCTTCTCATGTAAATTAGGAGCAACTGTAAATTACTTGAGCTGTACCAGTGTAAAAACTGATGTGAGATAAGAATCATGCTCAGCATCTTATAGCCAGAGCATTGAACCTTTCTTATCCCCCTCTTTCATTTTAATCAGTCTCATTGCCACTGATAGCATTTTTTTTCTATCAGTGAGGCACTTACTCTTTGAAGACTATTTTGTTCAATTAAAATCACTGTAAAATAATATGACCTAGATTGATGGCATTCAATTAAAGTTACAGAATACTGTTAGCATTTGCCAGCAGGGAACTAGCTAACGGAAAAGAAAACTAATTCCTCCCTTCCTTTGTTCTGCTCtattccttcctttctctttcctttgCCAACAATCACAATCAcccatcttaaaaaagaaaaaaggaaattttgTGAGGCAGGATACTGACCTTCCACTTAGCCAGCACTGAAGGCTAGAATCACCATGCTTTAGGAATCAATTTTCAGCCAAATACACTTTGTCTTCATTAGgtattttgcctgagtaaagagtTATGGATATGATACTTTATTTGTGATGGATTGAATGGGAAACACTTAATGGGCAACAAGAAATCTGCAGTACAACTCTGCTAGTATTCTGTTAATGCCATTGAACAGCCATTATCTTTGAGACAAAACAAAATGGCCATCTGTCCACCTCTTTAAATGAGTTCGAGGAAATAAAAATACTTAGCAATTTACAAACAACTCTCAGAATACCCCATCGGGAGTACATGGGTAGGgatctgcattttacagatgggcaaactgacaCTGAGGTTGTAGTCCTAAATTTCAACATTAGTGGAGACTTCTGAAAATACCCAACCTGTGAATCTAGGGCCAAATTAatccttggtgtaactccattgaagttagtAGTTAAACCATGGATGAATTTTACATCTGtcgcctgattttcagatgctgagcacccacaggtcccactgatttcactgagaGTTGCAGATGtccaacacctctgaaaatcagtcccaaTGTGTCTCAGGATGGAACCCAAATATGGAAGCacacaaaattagtggatacGTCTGAAAATGTGACTTGGCCAAGATCAGACTGTAAAGCAGTAGTAAAACAAGGATTAGAACAgcgaagattttttttttaaatggctcccAGTCCCACAATCAGTTGACAGGAACATGCTGCCTCCCTTGAAATCCATGTGAAAACGATTGTTGTAGTATTTACaacaatttgggggggggggggggaaatgataaAACTTCTGTCCCACGCAGCATTATTTCTAATGAGCAACATCACAGGAAAACTTATGGTACTATTTGTTTCAGGTACTAAGACAGAAGCATTCTGCAAAGagctatttaagaaaaaaaatcatacagcAGGGAGGCTGGATTCTGGAATCCAGCAGTAGCTGTAAATGAAACTACATGGGTAACAGGcagtgttttttacattttttttcccattcaggTGGATGCAAATAGTTCAAGTAAGATATGGCCAAATCAGACGACAAACGGAAGTACATAAGAAACAaaaccacactttttttttcagtctgaattattttttctccctctgaAATTAGCACTTTCATTCATCAGTTTCTTTCTTAGGTATCTCAGATTGCTAGATTTGACCTTGTAGAGGGGCTTTGCCGAGTTCatccctcagcggggctgtggggtatcccaccgcctcgctctaCTTCACCGTCAGTCCGGGCTCTGCGGCAGTGTGGGATGGCAAGCACACGGTTAGGGGCTCAGACCTttaagcaggggctgagtcaatagTCAATAGCAGCCCAGGCCCAAGGTCAGGGTGGGGCACCAAGCAAACAGTCAGGGACTCAGGCCCttaagcaggggctgagtcaatagTTCAAATTGtcctagcctctccaggccaggaaaGGACAAGGGGGAGCCTGTCACccaaggagtgggtggcagggggggacacaggccctccctctccactgcatcccagcccagggccctagcagcggcaaagacttgctgctgtcagtggggatccaggccGCAACACACTGCCATaggttctggcagtgctgcagccagactggggtcagctgcccctgggctacttccacactcccccttgTAGGGTACCTGGGTCATGCTAGCGTCCTCGGCGGTCTCGAACACCATCGGTTCCTCAGGGTAGACAGCGAagggcaggctcggctcctcctcggggtagctggcgcggggcaggctcggctcctcctcggggtagctggcgcgGGGCAGGCCCGTCCAGTCCTCGGGGTAGGCTCGGCTGGCCCGGTGCGACCTCCGGCCGGCCGGGGCCTGCTGTTGTCTCCCAAGAGGGAGCTCGGTTGCAGACGTCTGGTCTCTCCAGTGGCTGGTTCTCCACTGAGCTCTGCcggtgagcttttatacttccgggtcggcGCCGTGACCTCCAACAGGTGGGCGCAGgacccagtggctccgcccacctTGATGTTAGGGGCGGTTCGTCCCTCaacggggctgtggggtatcccaccgcctcacTACAGACCTCAAATAGATGAATTTTGGGAGAGTAGTGAAAAAAATCC encodes the following:
- the MAP10 gene encoding microtubule-associated protein 10 isoform X2, yielding MEEEEGGAREGLFSLELLVEWVRVEPRLLPPRGPLRPAVALRLLDFPTLLLAWLYREVEDDVKPSRPLAKSSWLAGKDKETFLNPSERVKRSQQEFSKLVGSSSRETGAGKGTKKAAASGNNNFEKKSGTKEKTPPRKKLFYGLTNTLRLRLQQTNPDMLILHERREQYRKRQVEMLREKKGKGSLSRGKLFRNPAEQHLMSYRHPARGGILEQNIQLHENIETLIQHSIEKDYSTTKTEDISNLQKHAAHNRPKNHEESTTEENPYEVNTNSSLEGTTIKTSYKVKGVKVHLPRAFTQDADAKRNKVDEETVQFIHDKDMDDYNASTFGDYHSGPKNSFESNPELRYSDDFVGSPENTGYSEDFTSADDTGRGSETLDSSPEPALVSPKQACSDMDSESKKSRLSEKSQRTDSISAPLPVPSTASPVHSLKRTYDLKAKKQSTGAAVSVSISDSSPPAGSLDKQELAPHIKEEDSKIDQNIFQAPEVKSKQTNSDMNSVVKGQTSLEKSQSLRTSQVSSYLPSNMSDLELSDVENNTSDKEDDDDFGTLSIPNQYKHISELVVNRLPGYTM
- the MAP10 gene encoding microtubule-associated protein 10 isoform X1; this translates as MEEEEGGAREGLFSLELLVEWVRVEPRLLPPRGPLRPAVALRLLDFPTLLVRPPEPGCPPGRLVPFGRGKSCLFRLGPGPLRGLLRRAPLYALLLALPPGPGPARLLGSCCVSLAPAAEELLRPPQGGAAPDSRGRRGRYPLRDLMGERVGELALGYRLSSLGPALLGHLPAGLGHLPAGLGQEVAGGALPLSPTCPPDTQCKSGPRPQGTPGEQGSGHSRRCTSIGSQREPQDRDEVGELEPEHSGQASSPTGQTHPPSGEEVRELEIEANIFCPPPLYYSRLPPELSPPQPPGKVVVAQPQAPQEQIPRVPLVPLQEACPDRGQASSSLAQSLGSAQLLRDALRELPLINALLVELSLLTNQPLQLGPSTVHPQLAWLYREVEDDVKPSRPLAKSSWLAGKDKETFLNPSERVKRSQQEFSKLVGSSSRETGAGKGTKKAAASGNNNFEKKSGTKEKTPPRKKLFYGLTNTLRLRLQQTNPDMLILHERREQYRKRQVEMLREKKGKGSLSRGKLFRNPAEQHLMSYRHPARGGILEQNIQLHENIETLIQHSIEKDYSTTKTEDISNLQKHAAHNRPKNHEESTTEENPYEVNTNSSLEGTTIKTSYKVKGVKVHLPRAFTQDADAKRNKVDEETVQFIHDKDMDDYNASTFGDYHSGPKNSFESNPELRYSDDFVGSPENTGYSEDFTSADDTGRGSETLDSSPEPALVSPKQACSDMDSESKKSRLSEKSQRTDSISAPLPVPSTASPVHSLKRTYDLKAKKQSTGAAVSVSISDSSPPAGSLDKQELAPHIKEEDSKIDQNIFQAPEVKSKQTNSDMNSVVKGQTSLEKSQSLRTSQVSSYLPSNMSDLELSDVENNTSDKEDDDDFGTLSIPNQYKHISELVVNRLPGYTM